One Plasmodium gaboni strain SY75 chromosome Unknown, whole genome shotgun sequence genomic window, attataattatatatgcttaataatatatcatatatattttatataataatatatatttttattcctCTTTGAATGATTGAGGGTTTGTACCTTTAATTAAAACACTACAGTTAAGTTTATCCATAAAAGGTGTTTTAAATTCAGCATGTTGATGTTTAAATAATCTATGTTTTGTATAGAATTCTTTCATAGATATTTCTTTAGATCctatatcttttttatatggTAAGAGCATACCTAGATCCCATAGATTGAATTTTTGCATTTCTAATAATTTGGCTAGTGCACATAATTGAATAGTACCTGCACAACTTTTTCTTTGGAATCCTGTTAAACTAGTATATACAGATCCTACAGTATTTCCAATTTCTCCTGCAACTAATTCATCACCAAACCATAATTCAACAGAATGTAttttaacatttttataagttacatgtttataaaaaatttttttaaattcttCTTGAACAAAGGGATATAACCAATTTTCTCCATGCTTTTCTACTATTCCTTCCATAACTCcttcaaaatttttatcaatagatatataaaaatgtttacattttttttttactttttttgatatatgTATTTCACTTGGATGCATGCATGATCtaataaaatgaattttAGGTATTAATAAACATTCTTTATACATAATAGTTTTAGAGTTTTCCATTTTATAAATCTTTTGTTTACTAGCTACAGGTATAAAACCTTCATAAAATAATCTACAAATAAAACTAGCCTCACAATGCACTGTCCATGtattttcatattcataattttcttgtattaatatatctacaattttttctatattatgATAAGGTGTAAGTAATggataataatttaaacaactattttttttcatcaaattaaatattttttttaatatctcAGGTTCTTCTATTGACATTTTTTCGACAATcttgtttatatttacatcGTCATCTAGAgctatattattttttttttcttcacatgaattttttttctcatcacaagaattatttttctcatcacaagaattttttttctcgtcacaagaattttttttctcatcatttttttttttctcgtcacaagaattttttttctcatcatttttttttttctcgtcacataatttttctttctcCTCTTGTGTGTTTTCTTTATTGACACATTCATTAATATCTGCTTGGtttttacattttattttatc contains:
- a CDS encoding putative Leu/Phe-tRNA protein transferase — its product is MNRNESDKIKCKNQADINECVNKENTQEEKEKLCDEKKKNDEKKNSCDEKKKNDEKKNSCDEKKNSCDEKNNSCDEKKNSCEEKKNNIALDDDVNINKIVEKMSIEEPEILKKIFNLMKKNSCLNYYPLLTPYHNIEKIVDILIQENYEYENTWTVHCEASFICRLFYEGFIPVASKQKIYKMENSKTIMYKECLLIPKIHFIRSCMHPSEIHISKKVKKKCKHFYISIDKNFEGVMEGIVEKHGENWLYPFVQEEFKKIFYKHVTYKNVKIHSVELWFGDELVAGEIGNTVGSVYTSLTGFQRKSCAGTIQLCALAKLLEMQKFNLWDLGMLLPYKKDIGSKEISMKEFYTKHRLFKHQHAEFKTPFMDKLNCSVLIKGTNPQSFKEE